The DNA window CAATGTCACGCGTTGGTCACCCAACTTTTTGGCCTCTTGGATGTAATCGTCTGGAAGCACGGGCGCGTCGTCTTTATGAGGGCTGGATTTAAGTTGCCCCCCTGCATAGACCACTGTTTTGGCCAATTCAAAACTTTCCTGAACCCAAGTGGCGAAATCAGCGGGGGAAACATTTTCGGGTTTAGGATCGAGCTCGGTTTGCGGGTACTTGTTGCGCAACTCGATCGCCAATTTGCGAATATCGCGCGTATCGTTGGAATTGCCGACAACACTGTCCCAAAAGAAATGCAGCTTCAGTGGCTCGCCATCGGGTTTGGCACGAACGAATTGCTTGTTGCCGCCTTGATCGCCGCTGGGATAGTCTGTGCTGAACAGGCTTGACGCATGCAAGGGTTGATGGCAATCGCCCACCAAGTGCATGATCCAACACAACGCCACGGCCTTTTCGGCAGGAGTTCCCGTGCCCTTCACAATGTCAACATTCGCGCGAAAGGCCGTTTCAATGTTTGGATCTTTGGGATCGGCGGTTTCCACCGAATCTGGCTGGCCGGGCGGTTTGTAAGGATAGTCGATGTAGTGCCAGTTGGGATGGTTATAGTCCGGGTTGCCGCGGATATCGTCTGCCCAGCGGGCCGCCAACATAAAGAGGGCTTGGTCGCGATCGTCCGGATTCACTTTCTCCAATTGCTTGGCCCACATGGTGTCGAATTGTGGATGCTGCTTGAGCAACGCCACGGCGGCGGCCAAGGCTTGCGGGTTTTGTTGCTGGAGCGTGTCATAGGCGATGGCGGCCGTCGTCATGTGCCCGCCAAAAAGCCAAGCCCGGGCTGACGAGGCAACCA is part of the Pirellulales bacterium genome and encodes:
- a CDS encoding S1/P1 nuclease yields the protein MNRLRWFVLALLLTLLVASSARAWLFGGHMTTAAIAYDTLQQQNPQALAAAVALLKQHPQFDTMWAKQLEKVNPDDRDQALFMLAARWADDIRGNPDYNHPNWHYIDYPYKPPGQPDSVETADPKDPNIETAFRANVDIVKGTGTPAEKAVALCWIMHLVGDCHQPLHASSLFSTDYPSGDQGGNKQFVRAKPDGEPLKLHFFWDSVVGNSNDTRDIRKLAIELRNKYPQTELDPKPENVSPADFATWVQESFELAKTVVYAGGQLKSSPHKDDAPVLPDDYIQEAKKLGDQRVTLAGYRMADIIGKLFPQ